In Marivirga salinae, a single window of DNA contains:
- a CDS encoding RNA polymerase sigma factor, with amino-acid sequence MEEKSILNIIQKVKQGETQAFNEIILLYEKQVFNLAFRIIKNREDAEEVAQDSFVKAYRRMKSFKGNSKFSTWLYRITYNNSLNKISANKRLGFSEELDDDKLDSSINNHGMKDLLDAERKDFIQKALTKMSPQENTLLTLYYQNECELKEIEEITGINRNTVKVQLHRARKRLEGHLQQMLKYEIESIR; translated from the coding sequence GTGGAAGAAAAAAGTATTCTCAATATCATCCAAAAAGTAAAGCAAGGGGAAACCCAGGCTTTTAATGAAATCATATTGCTGTATGAAAAGCAAGTTTTTAATTTGGCTTTTAGGATCATCAAGAATAGGGAAGATGCTGAGGAGGTTGCGCAGGATAGTTTTGTGAAAGCTTATAGAAGAATGAAGTCATTTAAAGGAAATTCTAAATTTAGCACTTGGCTTTATAGAATTACCTATAATAACAGCTTAAATAAAATTTCAGCTAATAAGCGGCTTGGCTTTTCTGAGGAGTTGGATGATGATAAACTAGATAGTTCTATCAATAATCATGGGATGAAAGATTTATTGGATGCAGAGCGTAAGGATTTTATCCAAAAGGCCTTAACTAAAATGAGTCCTCAAGAAAACACTTTACTAACACTTTATTATCAAAATGAGTGTGAATTAAAGGAAATTGAAGAAATTACAGGCATCAATAGGAATACTGTAAAAGTACAACTGCACCGAGCAAGAAAGCGTTTGGAAGGACATCTTCAGCAAATGCTAAAATATGAAATAGAAAGTATAAGATGA